Proteins from a single region of Weeksella virosa DSM 16922:
- a CDS encoding DUF4241 domain-containing protein: MEPTKEWFDLLDQKKDLLKAPIDLEKYFTDDKVDQYPLKQISMGEFTSLSGKLIACDPLGFILTDDDKPYYEVAPVGVFPTYASFITLENPDNEAETVDLIASYKIAFSDETPTEYREALRGNEDLASLQEDEYFGFNTDSGLATIFDQDAFPEITKLIDRIENKGDDANLYDDYFEPLFKENLKNHPNYQSEDGDWINWSVPESDAKFPIFQAGFGEGVYPVYYGYNEKNEIIALYIQFIDAEMEIDEEDDDFL; this comes from the coding sequence ATGGAACCAACAAAAGAATGGTTTGATCTATTGGATCAAAAAAAAGATTTATTAAAAGCTCCGATTGATTTGGAGAAATATTTTACAGACGACAAAGTAGATCAGTATCCACTGAAACAGATCTCTATGGGAGAATTCACCTCCCTTTCGGGTAAATTAATTGCTTGCGATCCATTAGGATTTATCCTAACGGATGACGATAAACCGTATTACGAAGTAGCTCCGGTAGGCGTTTTCCCGACATATGCAAGCTTCATTACCCTAGAAAACCCAGACAATGAAGCCGAAACTGTCGATCTAATTGCATCTTATAAAATTGCTTTTTCAGACGAAACACCAACAGAGTACCGTGAAGCTTTGCGTGGGAATGAAGATTTAGCTAGTTTGCAAGAAGATGAATATTTTGGTTTTAATACCGATAGTGGATTGGCAACAATTTTTGATCAAGATGCTTTCCCAGAAATCACCAAACTAATCGACAGAATCGAAAACAAAGGCGACGATGCAAATTTGTATGATGATTATTTCGAACCTTTATTCAAAGAAAACCTTAAAAATCACCCCAATTATCAATCAGAAGATGGTGACTGGATAAATTGGTCGGTACCAGAGTCAGATGCAAAGTTCCCTATTTTCCAGGCTGGTTTTGGAGAAGGAGTATATCCGGTTTATTATGGATACAATGAAAAAAACGAAATTATAGCCTTATATATTCAGTTTATCGATGCCGAAATGGAAATCGATGAAGAAGATGATGATTTCTTGTGA
- a CDS encoding Crp/Fnr family transcriptional regulator, whose translation MKNFTNHLKTLANFTEEQINEVIHIAKVKDYPKNHFLLREGQQSDFFYFVEEGLVKSFSYDNDGKEHVIQFSPENWYISDRYSTVCKQPAKLNIQTIEDSTVVIMSLELQEYLTQLNPEYGKAIIYLLHNHVRYLQDCVNLLLSASAKTRYQEFVKLYPNLLQRVPQRTIASYLGITPESLSRVRKEISIHG comes from the coding sequence ATGAAAAATTTCACAAATCATCTTAAAACACTTGCAAACTTTACCGAAGAGCAAATAAACGAAGTAATACATATTGCGAAAGTAAAAGATTACCCTAAGAATCATTTTCTTTTACGTGAAGGGCAACAATCTGATTTTTTTTATTTTGTAGAAGAAGGCCTTGTAAAATCATTTTCTTATGACAACGATGGCAAAGAACATGTTATACAATTTTCACCAGAAAACTGGTATATAAGCGATCGCTATTCTACGGTTTGTAAACAGCCCGCTAAACTCAACATTCAAACTATTGAAGATAGTACCGTGGTAATAATGTCGCTCGAACTCCAGGAATATCTAACCCAACTTAACCCCGAATATGGCAAAGCTATTATTTATCTTTTGCACAATCATGTGAGATATCTGCAAGACTGTGTAAATTTATTACTTAGTGCAAGTGCCAAAACACGTTATCAAGAATTTGTCAAACTGTATCCCAATCTCTTACAACGCGTTCCTCAGAGAACGATTGCATCTTATTTAGGTATTACCCCAGAAAGTTTAAGCAGAGTACGCAAAGAAATCTCCATTCATGGTTAA
- a CDS encoding DUF493 domain-containing protein encodes MAENFNNLDFQEIPDNYHTKEEFYKKFKERLENVEKFPTPYMFKFIYPSSEETMNRVKEIFKDVNPTYNYKASKNRKYTSISVNILAEDADQVIAFYKQVAEIKDVIML; translated from the coding sequence ATGGCAGAAAATTTTAATAATCTAGATTTTCAAGAAATACCGGATAACTACCATACTAAGGAAGAATTTTATAAAAAGTTCAAAGAGCGATTAGAGAATGTTGAAAAATTTCCTACTCCATATATGTTTAAGTTTATTTATCCCTCGAGTGAAGAAACCATGAATCGCGTGAAAGAAATTTTTAAGGATGTAAACCCAACGTATAATTATAAGGCTTCTAAAAACAGAAAATACACCTCGATTTCAGTAAATATTCTTGCAGAAGATGCAGATCAAGTGATTGCTTTCTATAAACAAGTAG